DNA from Triticum aestivum cultivar Chinese Spring chromosome 7D, IWGSC CS RefSeq v2.1, whole genome shotgun sequence:
GGTACGATCACGTAATACGCAACGGCGGCGACGGGAGTCGGTGGCACGAGCACGGAAGAAGCAGACTCGTTGTAGTAGGGAAGGTAGCCGATCGGAGGCGCTTGGTAGTACGGCTGCTGAGGCGTGTTTTGGCCGCCGCAGCAAACGGGTGTCACCGGCGGGCACGGCGCCTGCATGCCCGGGGAGGGCGGTGTCCTCGACGGCTGCGACGGCGGAGGGCCGCCGTAGATTggcagcggctgcggcggcggctggcaTCCGGCGCCGTTGCACAGGCCTTGAGCCGTGGTGGCGTTGCCGCCTGCGGTGTCGCCGATctcagatgctgctgctgccacagCCGCGCTTGCAAGCAGCAAGGCGTGCAGCAAGAGAAGCGTCATGGTGTTGGATGTTGCCGTAGTTGTTGTTGGATATCCTTTGGGGTCCGTGGGTTGCGGTGGAGGGTAATATAATCGGTCTGGGTGTAGAGGTAGGGCTGCATGCACCGTGACACATGGGGAGCCATGTGTTGGAGGCTGAGGTGCCCTACGCTAGCTTATGGATATGGAGACAATGGCCGCTCGTCTCTTCTCAAAGGTCAGCTTGGAGATAACTGGACATACACGAGTGCGCACGTAGCAGCAGTTTCCAGCAAgattcaagggaaaaaacaaaagTAGTTTCCAGTTCTATTATATCGATTCAACGTGTGTGGATACTGGGGCTACACCATGACTATCTTCACCTACGTCAGCCACCTTGTCATAGTGCAATCGCAGTTTCGGTGCCTACCATACTTTTCCAACAAAAACGTGAGATTCTCCCCACAAGAAACACGAATTTAGCATATCCAACACAAAAAACGTATTGTGTTGGATGTGCTAAACTCGTGTTTTTTGTGCTAAACACAAAAGGCAGCTTTGCAAATAACTGCTTACATCCAACACTGTCCTAAGATCATCGGTTCAGTACTTCAGTTTCAACACAAGAGCATATGAACAGTTATTTGTAAAGTTGATTCTTCTAATACTCCCGAAAATCACGAGTGATCACCCTGAGATTTCCAGATAATTGACGAATAAATCACATGACATTTTTTATTGTTGTCAAAAATCAACAACGAGCAATCTGGCAGCAAGTACATAAGCCGAACCAGATCGATAAAAAAAGGACTGCCGCAGGGAACCAACAGGAGGGGAAAAGTGAAGCAGAACCTGCAAAATTCCTGAGTACCCCAAATATTGCGGGCATAGAGAGTTAACTGACGCCTCAAGAATTCTCAGTGTTTAGCCTCCTACTTGGTGAAACACCAAATCTTGCATCATACTGTGATCTGGTGACATCGTACGGTCAAGCAACAAGTTTAACAGCTTCTGTTCCAGAGACAAGTGTGTCTTCTACAAATGGTATGGTCTTCCATACTTTTAATCCTACTGGCGCTGGACTATTTTCAGGACCTGAAACATATATACATCAATAGTAAATGGAGTGACTGAAAGAACGAAGATAACCAAACTCTTTGTCCCCAGGCTGGCAATACAAACCTTGACATCTTGAGTCAGCCTCCAAACAAACTGCCATGTAATGAGAACTATTTAGCTCCGCGAGTGCAAATAGCCAATCCTCAGACAGGTGATCACACCCAGAGTTGGAATCGTTACATACTTTCAATGCCTGGGAAATCCAACAAAAGTCAAGGCAGATCAAAATATAATTTGCAATAACCTAATGCGCCTGATTTCTGTGATGTCCTATGATGCAATAAAACCAGATACTTTTCCTTAAAAGTAAATCAATATAGGACGGTATTCCCATCCAAAAGCCAAAAAAGGGGATAGGCATCTACCATTGAGTTGGTGTGCAGGCAATGGCTCGATTGTGTCGGCGTGATTGCACAGCACATGGTAGACCTCACGCGTGTAATATTAATTTCTGCTTTCTTCTTATTTTGCTTTCTTATTTGGAGATTTACCCCGTTATTTTTCTATTGAAATATTGATTTCTGCTAGTAAATATGTGACACTTCTGTGAAATTTGAGAATTTATTGTGAATCTTGCATGGAACCATGAAGTGTGAAACACATCTGAGAAATGATAAAGGAAATGTCAAACAACCGCAAGGCTTTCTtaaatttactccctccgtccttgaaagagtgtacttccaactttgttggagggtcaaactatcttaAAGTTTGAACgaatttgtgcaaaaatatatcaatgatTGTGAAACCAAATTGGTATATgacgaaaatatattttatcatgaatctaatgctactaatttgatggcataaatgttggtctattattgtataaatacggtcaaacataaaatTGTTTGACTTTCCaataaagttggaagtacactctttcaaggacggagggagtattggaTTGGTTCAGATCCATATGAAATGTATTGAATTGTTTTGTGAAACATAGTTTGGAGTACGACAAAACCTGATTAACCTACTGCAGAACACGTCAAAATGTGCAAAACATGTGTGAAACTTCTATTGAATATTTTGGAACATGGTGGATCCAGTGCAGTGAGAAAACAAGGTTGACAGGATATGTGTGAGAGAGTGGCAGACATTTCAACCGCTGACAGATATGGACAAAATAGAGGGTGAGATGCTATCCCAGTTGTTTTATGAACCAACGGTATACCGTCCCATAGCAGCACTCTTAAAATTTTCTTAACATGACATCTGACCATTGGTTCTGAAGCTccctcacacatgtattatatgtTAAAAAAACAACAAAGGGGGAATGTCGAAACTACATTACCTTAGAAACCCGAATTCCCTTGCTTGTTTCTAACTTGATTGAAAATTCATTGAGTGGAGCGCCTGACAAACCCAATCCAAGAGCCTTTACATATGCTTCCTATAAATTTAGATATCAATAATGCTTCCATGTAAGCAATTTATTTTGCAACATCGTATCAGTAACCAGAATTGTGAATACTTAATTCAAAATAGGGCAATATTTGGTGCAAATTCTTCTCATAACATTCCTTTTTGGCAAGTGGACCATTCATAAGATGCCCATACGTGTGCTTCAATTTGATTTATTAAACACAACTATATGTGGTGCAGCAAGTTAGCACTAGGTACATGTATTAAACCTAAATTCTATAGCAAAGAACAACAAAGTCAACTAGGAGAATGAGGTAAGTTCTATTTATTTTTTGATTCAGATATTTTAATGATTGATTTAATATCGCAAGTGCATAAAATTAATTTGTGTTCTAGCATTCCTCTTGTCCAAAGATACGAGTTGTTTACTATCATAATCCTGAAATCATGTGTTTTTGTTCAGTATTGTCATTAAACGGCCTAAATAATGCATGCTTGGATGGGTCACATTAAAAGTGATGTATACACACTACCTACTAACTATTTTATGCATAGCGTGTTTTAACTGTTTAGGTGATATCTTAGACTATGTGATGGAGCAGTTGATATATTCTAGCCTTGTAGTAAGAAATACCATAACTTCTCAATGTTCTACACAATGTACCGTGCAATGAAGTGCTTGCATACGAAAGGGCTATATAGTAGAGGGCTAAAGAGAGCCTCACTAACTTTAAGAGTCCATAGTTTGAAGAATTCCTTTTCCTGAGCATACGAATCAGAAATCTCAGCGAGATAATCAGCTTCCGAAGCGGTGAAAAACGACGAGCAAGAGATAAAATACTCTTGGTTGTCTTCCGCTTCTTTTCTTCAATATCGATGCCAATCTGAAACAGGGTATAATATAGCAATATCAACTGAATAACTTCCACAGAAACAGAAACATGGTCGTGTCTTTCTCACTTATAGCTGTCACAGGAACAAAGAACATACATTAGCATCCATGGCAATGCCACAGGCAATCAAAGAACTAGTGTGTGAAATGTTGAAACGCAAGGGTAGCTCCACAGTATCATCAGATGGCCACAATATCTGATCAAACATGGAAAAAAAGGCATGTTAGTTACATGGCTTGAAGTTGCCGAAAAAAGAACCACTGAAGCCTAACCTCTTACCTCAGGTTTGCGAAATTTGTTGTACTTAAACGCAAATGACCTCGGATCGATTTTAGAATCTGTATCTAGTCTAGTTTAAAAAAATGGCAATAAGCAATAGCATATCAATATTCCTGTTCCACTATTAGTAACAACAAACAAAACAAGAATATGTTCCAATTGTTGACAAGATAAAATGCTGACAAATTCAAACATGGAGCAGCGTGCCAAGCTTCCGTGTTATTACAAGTCAAAAGGCAGATGGTTTCATTCTCCATTTTTATGATTATTTACGAGAACTGCATATGCATCATAAAGTGATTGTACACCTAATAGGTCCTAAAGTGTTACCTGAGAAAAGAAAAAGCCATGCGTGGATGCAAGAGGTCAAAAGTTACATTGTTCATCTTGA
Protein-coding regions in this window:
- the LOC123168405 gene encoding RNA-binding protein L-like, which codes for MTLLLLHALLLASAAVAAAASEIGDTAGGNATTAQGLCNGAGCQPPPQPLPIYGGPPPSQPSRTPPSPGMQAPCPPVTPVCCGGQNTPQQPYYQAPPIGYLPYYNESASSVLVPPTPVAAVAYYVIVPCLLLWVMV